One window of Colias croceus chromosome 6, ilColCroc2.1 genomic DNA carries:
- the LOC123692809 gene encoding cytochrome P450 6B5-like, whose protein sequence is MIAFLFVFGALLACLVYLNGKYNEFYWKKRKVAFYKKNKVMGIFWEFLFKNKAVFQNLCEVYKDYRQEPAVGIGTFVTPTLYVIDPTNVQHVLASDFNSFNHRGVDINEDDLLADNILFMHGNRWKLMRQSMTPLFTSAKLKSMYYIIDKSAVDFVQYLNDNKQLLNGNAFDTLSSFCSAAIGGAVFGVSTGSIFDSPFLNMARDAFKPGFRFNIRFAIGNLSSGLATFLGLKFFKEHEGFFIGAIKQILRARELETVKRHDFADLCVALRGMGRMVDKETGLEMVPTDELLAAQAFFFFIAGVEPTAAVLFGTLYELGKSPEHLEKVHNEIDEAFKKNDNKMSYDTIMDLKHVDMVMSEAMRLHPPIGFLTRRCVKDSVLPVGNIKVDKGTKILTPIFEIHHDPKYYPEPEKFMPERFAPENRHKIADITYMPFGKGNRICVGVRYASLQAKAGLVHLLRNFTVSSIINDGGQKYSRQLQVRLDNVDVKFIPRNIAN, encoded by the coding sequence ATGATagcatttttgtttgtattcgGTGCGCTTCTCGCGTGCCTCGTTTATTTAAATGGCAAATACAATGAATTCTACTGGAAGAAACGAAAAGTGGCGTTCTATAAGAAGAACAAAGTGATGGGCATATTCTGGGAGTTTCTCTTCAAAAACAAAGCGGTATTCCAGAATTTATGTGAAGTGTATAAGGATTATAGGCAGGAACCAGCGGTTGGGATTGGGACGTTTGTGACCCCAACGTTGTATGTGATAGACCCCACTAACGTTCAACATGTGTTGGCTTCAGACTTCAACTCTTTCAACCACAGAGGAGTGGATATCAACGAGGATGATCTTCTCGCTGACAATATTCTTTTCATGCATGGCAATCGATGGAAACTGATGCGACAAAGTATGACACCTCTGTTTACGTCTGCAAAACTCAAGTCTATGTATTATATCATCGATAAAAGTGCTGTAGATTTTGTCCAGTATTTGAACGATAATAAACAACTGTTAAATGGTAATGCTTTTGATACCTTGTCGTCGTTCTGCTCTGCAGCCATTGGTGGAGCCGTGTTTGGAGTAAGCACTGGATCCATTTTCGATTCACCATTCCTCAACATGGCCCGAGATGCGTTTAAACCCGGCTTTAGATTTAATATCAGGTTTGCTATAGGAAACCTTAGCAGTGGTCTGGCTACCTTCCTTGGACTAAAATTTTTCAAAGAGCACGAGGGTTTTTTTATCGGTGCAATTAAACAAATTCTGCGCGCGCGTGAACTAGAAACTGTAAAGAGACACGACTTCGCTGACTTATGTGTAGCATTAAGGGGTATGGGCAGAATGGTAGACAAAGAGACAGGCTTAGAAATGGTACCAACTGATGAGCTTTTAGCAGCACAAGCATTCTTCTTCTTCATCGCGGGCGTGGAACCGACAGCTGCCGTTTTATTCGGTACGTTATACGAATTAGGGAAATCTCCAGAACATTTAGAAAAAGTGCATAATGAAATCGACGAAGCATTCAAGAAGAATGACAACAAAATGAGCTACGATACGATTATGGATTTGAAGCACGTTGACATGGTGATGAGTGAAGCTATGCGATTACATCCACCTATCGGCTTTCTGACCAGACGGTGTGTAAAGGACAGCGTTCTTCCGGTTGGCAATATTAAAGTTGATAAAGGCACTAAGATACTTACACCAATATTTGAGATACACCACGACCCAAAATACTACCCAGAACCCGAAAAGTTTATGCCAGAGAGGTTCGCTCCAGAGAATAGGCATAAAATTGCTGATATTACTTACATGCCTTTCGGAAAGGGTAATAGAATTTGTGTGGGTGTCAGGTACGCGTCACTTCAAGCTAAAGCTGGATTAGTCCATTTACTGCGCAACTTTACTGTGAGCAGCATCATCAATGA
- the LOC123692387 gene encoding cytochrome P450 6k1-like, translating into MFVFALLCCAVIILCLAYLNGKYNEHYWKKRNVPFYSEHKVMGVFWDFAVKRKPVFQNLRKVYKKFRNEPAVGIGSLLTPTLYVIDPTNIQHVVATDFNSFSHRGLDINAGDQLADNILFMNGNRWKLMRQSMSPLFTSTKLKSMYYIIDKSATDFVDHLKANRDLMKGNAFDTLCSFCSAAIGGAVFGVSTGSIFDSPFLDMARKSTKPTLMGNFKLSIANMSNQLFSILGLKLFTEYEDFFIGAIKQIIRLRENEKTKRHDFADICVALQNAGNIVDKDTGLELKPTDELLAAQAFFFFIAGVEPTAQVLFVTLIELGKHPEYLERVHDEIDEAFKKHNNKMDYDIVMGMKLLDMVVNEAMRLHPPIGFLNRKCVKDTVLPVGNIKVDKGTRIMMPVFEVQHDEEYFPDPEKFIPERFAPENKHNIIDATFMPFGKGNRVCVGTRYATLQTKAGLVHLLRNFTIRTVISGEGPKYVPHPIQVRLENIDVEYIPRRIPT; encoded by the coding sequence ATGTTCGTGTTCGCACTTTTATGTTGCgctgttataatattatgtttagctTATTTAAACGGAAAATATAATGAACACTATTGGAAGAAAAGAAATGTGCCCTTCTATTCAGAACACAAAGTGATGGGAGTGTTCTGGGACTTTGCAGTTAAAAGGAAGCCAGTCtttcaaaatttaagaaaaGTTTACAAAAAGTTTCGCAATGAACCAGCCGTTGGTATCGGATCACTGTTAACACCGACTTTATATGTGATAGACCCTACTAATATTCAACATGTAGTAGCAACTGACTTCAACTCCTTCAGTCACCGAGGACTGGATATAAACGCAGGCGATCAGCTCGCCGACAATATTCTCTTCATGAATGGAAATCGTTGGAAACTGATGCGTCAAAGCATGTCACCCCTGTTCACATCCACAAAGTTAAAATCCATGTACTATATCATTGATAAAAGTGCCACAGATTTCGTGGACCATTTGAAAGCTAACAGAGACCTAATGAAAGGTAATGCATTTGACACTTTATGTTCATTCTGCAGTGCAGCTATAGGAGGTGCTGTGTTCGGAGTGAGCACAGGATCCATTTTCGATTCGCCTTTCCTTGATATGGCACGCAAATCGACAAAACCAACTTTGATGGGTAATTTCAAGCTCAGTATTGCCAACATGAGCAACCAATTATTCAGCATCTTaggattaaaattatttacagaaTACGAAGACTTCTTCATAGGTGCCATTAAGCAGATCATACGATTACGAGAAAATGAGAAAACTAAACGACACGACTTCGCTGATATATGCGTAGCTTTACAGAATGCTGGAAACATTGTAGATAAAGATACTGGCTTAGAATTAAAACCAACAGATGAGTTATTGGCAGCGCAAGCCTTCTTCTTCTTTATTGCTGGTGTGGAGCCTACAGCTCAAGTGTTATTTGTCACATTAATAGAATTGGGAAAACATCCGGAATACTTAGAACGAGTCCACGATGAAATTGATGAAGCttttaaaaaacacaacaaCAAAATGGACTATGACATTGTCATGGGTATGAAGTTACTTGATATGGTTGTAAATGAAGCTATGCGATTGCATCCACCAATTGggtttttaaatagaaaatgtgTAAAGGACACTGTTCTTCCAGTGGGTAATATTAAAGTTGACAAAGGAACAAGGATAATGATGCCAGTATTTGAAGTACAACATGATGAAGAATATTTCCCAGATCCCGAGAAGTTTATACCAGAAAGATTTGCTCCAGAAAATAAGCACAACATTATTGATGCTACTTTTATGCCATTTGGGAAAGGAAATAGAGTATGTGTGGGTACTAGATACGCTACGTTACAAACTAAAGCTGGTTTGGTTCATTTACTACGCAATTTCACAATAAGGACCGTTATTTCGGGTGAAGGACCCAAATACGTTCCTCATCCAATACAAGTAAGACTTGAGAATATAGACGTTGAATATATACCGAGGCGAATTCCTACATAA